In Marivivens aquimaris, one genomic interval encodes:
- the eda gene encoding bifunctional 4-hydroxy-2-oxoglutarate aldolase/2-dehydro-3-deoxy-phosphogluconate aldolase, translating to MTVFEELGTYGVVPVIAIDDAKDALPLADALLEGGLPVAEITFRTAAAADVIAKIAAERPELIVGAGTILDEAQADAAKAAGACFALAPGIDAAVLEHAAKIGLPFAPGIMTPSDLQIALRHKCGMVKFFPAMPAGGPNMLKNIAAPYAHTGIGFNPTGGVTLDNLSDWLATPQVRAVGGTWIAKRDDIAAGNWAQITKNAREAVARVKDIRSA from the coding sequence ATGACTGTATTTGAAGAACTCGGAACCTACGGCGTCGTGCCGGTCATCGCGATCGACGACGCAAAGGACGCCCTTCCACTCGCCGACGCGCTGCTCGAAGGCGGCCTGCCTGTCGCAGAGATCACATTCCGCACCGCAGCCGCCGCCGACGTAATTGCCAAGATCGCAGCCGAGCGCCCCGAGCTGATCGTCGGCGCGGGTACGATCCTTGATGAAGCGCAGGCAGACGCCGCCAAAGCCGCAGGCGCCTGCTTCGCCCTCGCCCCTGGAATCGACGCAGCAGTGCTGGAGCACGCGGCCAAGATCGGTCTACCCTTCGCGCCCGGCATCATGACTCCGTCGGACCTGCAAATCGCGCTGCGCCACAAGTGCGGCATGGTCAAGTTCTTCCCCGCGATGCCTGCTGGCGGCCCGAACATGCTCAAGAACATCGCCGCGCCCTATGCGCACACTGGCATCGGATTTAACCCGACCGGCGGCGTGACGCTCGATAACCTGTCCGACTGGCTCGCCACTCCGCAAGTCCGCGCAGTCGGCGGCACATGGATCGCCAAGCGCGATGACATCGCCGCTGGCAACTGGGCCCAGATCACCAAGAACGCCCGCGAGGCCGTGGCCCGCGTCAAAGACATCCGGAGCGCATGA
- a CDS encoding glucose-6-phosphate isomerase family protein, translated as MYQTPTAHLINPNTGEMSGATGRYEKRISDLAGVYADEAAFAAKASEDPDHVVYYVHETRPQQAKGDLIFGTTWMEPGKIGDEYYMTRGHIHAQANRPETYYGESGEGLMLMESPEGETRILEIRAKELVYVPPMWIHRSVNTGSTPLVMSFCYPSDSGQDYEIIARSGGMATRIMADGDGWKAVDNANYRPRTKEEIAAVMATVD; from the coding sequence ATGTATCAGACCCCGACCGCCCATTTGATCAATCCGAATACCGGCGAAATGTCCGGCGCTACGGGCCGATATGAAAAGCGCATCAGCGATCTCGCAGGTGTTTATGCCGATGAGGCCGCATTTGCCGCCAAGGCTTCCGAGGACCCCGATCACGTTGTCTACTATGTCCACGAAACCCGCCCCCAGCAGGCGAAGGGCGATCTGATTTTTGGCACCACTTGGATGGAGCCCGGCAAAATCGGCGACGAATACTACATGACGCGCGGCCATATTCACGCGCAGGCCAATCGACCCGAGACCTATTACGGTGAAAGCGGCGAGGGCCTGATGCTGATGGAAAGCCCCGAGGGCGAGACCCGCATTCTCGAAATCCGTGCCAAGGAACTGGTCTACGTGCCGCCGATGTGGATCCACCGCTCGGTCAACACCGGCTCCACCCCTCTGGTGATGAGCTTCTGCTACCCCAGCGACAGCGGTCAGGACTACGAGATCATCGCCCGCTCCGGCGGCATGGCGACGCGCATTATGGCGGACGGCGACGGCTGGAAGGCTGTCGACAACGCGAACTACCGCCCGCGCACCAAAGAAGAAATCGCCGCCGTGATGGCGACTGTCGACTGA
- a CDS encoding xylulokinase, with protein MRDLFLAIDVGTGSLRSALVDRNGRILAFAHKEHEQIVPQFGWSEQRPAEWWAGTVETIRKVLEKVDNAAARVAAICACGQMHGTVLIDDDGRLTRDAAPLWNDKRTAPQVVAFGESHDLRGGLEITANVPATAWPAFKLQWVAQNEPEVLARAATVLMPKDWINFCLTGERAQDVTEASLSYLMDWQRREWSDEMCALTGVRRSLLPPLRQPEEILGTLLPEVAQMLGLSRDIPVLVGAGDYPMALTGSGVVEAGMGSDVTGTSTIITLLHDSAVVDPQISNVLSANGVWGAMTLLDAGGDAVRWARRAFHENQRSYAEVTEDAEKAAVGSKSLFFLPYLSGERFQPKSRAQFFGLSAAHGLPELHRAVLEGVAFSVRQTLDRLQGSNGRPDRIVAASGGAKNALWLRIKASMYNVPYLVPEELECGVVGAAMLMSSATGVTSSVNAAAKQMVRFTEEILPDPEWVEKYDRMMPVYSRLYDGAKAFYDDLEALEA; from the coding sequence ATGCGTGATCTGTTTCTGGCAATCGACGTCGGCACCGGCAGTCTTCGGTCTGCACTTGTGGACCGGAATGGGCGTATCCTCGCCTTTGCGCATAAGGAACACGAACAGATCGTGCCCCAGTTCGGCTGGTCCGAGCAGCGTCCCGCCGAATGGTGGGCCGGCACGGTGGAGACGATCCGCAAGGTGCTCGAAAAGGTCGACAACGCCGCTGCCCGAGTCGCGGCGATCTGTGCGTGTGGCCAGATGCACGGGACGGTACTAATCGATGATGACGGGCGACTGACCCGCGATGCCGCGCCGCTTTGGAACGACAAAAGGACTGCACCGCAGGTGGTTGCGTTCGGCGAGAGCCACGATCTGCGCGGCGGATTGGAGATCACCGCCAACGTTCCTGCGACCGCTTGGCCCGCGTTCAAGCTGCAATGGGTTGCGCAGAACGAACCCGAGGTGCTGGCGCGCGCCGCGACCGTCCTCATGCCGAAGGATTGGATCAATTTCTGTCTGACAGGTGAGCGTGCGCAGGACGTGACCGAGGCTTCGCTGAGCTATCTCATGGATTGGCAGCGTCGGGAATGGTCGGACGAGATGTGCGCTTTGACCGGCGTGCGTCGCAGCCTGCTACCGCCGCTGCGCCAGCCTGAGGAAATCCTTGGGACATTGCTGCCCGAGGTCGCGCAAATGCTTGGTCTGTCGCGGGATATTCCGGTGCTCGTTGGTGCTGGCGATTATCCGATGGCGCTGACCGGTTCGGGAGTGGTCGAGGCGGGGATGGGCTCGGACGTGACTGGCACGTCGACCATCATCACGCTGTTGCACGACAGCGCCGTAGTCGATCCGCAGATCTCCAACGTTCTGTCCGCCAACGGCGTCTGGGGCGCGATGACGTTGCTCGACGCGGGCGGGGACGCTGTGCGCTGGGCCCGCCGTGCGTTTCACGAAAACCAGCGCAGCTATGCCGAAGTGACGGAGGATGCCGAGAAGGCCGCTGTCGGTTCCAAGTCGCTGTTCTTCCTGCCGTATCTGTCGGGTGAGAGGTTCCAGCCCAAGAGCCGCGCGCAGTTTTTCGGCCTGAGCGCCGCGCACGGACTGCCCGAATTGCACCGCGCCGTTCTTGAAGGCGTCGCGTTCTCGGTCCGCCAGACGCTCGACCGCCTTCAGGGTAGCAACGGGCGTCCCGACCGGATCGTTGCGGCGAGTGGCGGGGCGAAGAATGCGCTCTGGCTGCGGATCAAGGCGAGCATGTACAACGTGCCCTACCTCGTGCCCGAGGAACTCGAATGCGGCGTCGTTGGCGCGGCCATGCTGATGTCCAGCGCAACGGGCGTGACCTCCAGCGTGAACGCAGCGGCCAAGCAAATGGTTCGCTTCACCGAAGAAATCCTGCCCGATCCGGAATGGGTCGAAAAATACGACCGCATGATGCCCGTCTACTCGCGCCTCTATGACGGCGCGAAAGCGTTCTACGACGATCTAGAAGCGCTCGAAGCCTAG
- a CDS encoding ATP-binding protein codes for MTLGGRLNSLRIRIALFVGLMVTVFWLIAAALTVSHLFAEVSENFDRDLRANAERILPIVLQKHRDDVYRPPRDEHEEEEHGGRRDDDDVEFVVTSERHGLLMQSREASAITFPTEPGYHSDDKYRYFVDVVQRGDVTIAVARPLDAREQLALAVMGALSMPLLIVIPLTLLGIFILVGRGLRPIKTLEDEMGKRGPSNLSPISATDMPRELVPVVDSGNRLLERVAEGFEAERSFASNAAHEMRTPLAGAIAQAQRLKAQSSDPIAVERAGEIEASLKRLSRYGEKLMQLARAEGARLRQEEQTDLRPVVRIVLEDFIRSQRNDHFEMQLPDDPVMSDLDPDALGIVLRNLVENALTHGEAGKPVQIELTADCVLTVSNDGETIPAATLERLGQRFMRGDGAGDGTGLGLSIIHIIAERSNATFELLSPRPDGASGTVGWFSF; via the coding sequence ATGACCCTCGGCGGACGTTTGAATTCCCTCCGCATCCGGATTGCGTTGTTCGTCGGGCTAATGGTCACGGTGTTCTGGCTGATCGCTGCGGCGCTCACCGTTTCGCACCTGTTTGCCGAAGTCAGCGAGAATTTCGACCGCGACCTGCGCGCCAATGCCGAGCGCATCCTGCCAATCGTCCTGCAAAAGCACCGCGATGATGTCTACAGACCGCCTCGCGATGAGCACGAAGAGGAAGAACACGGCGGTCGCCGTGATGACGACGATGTGGAGTTCGTGGTGACCTCCGAACGCCACGGCCTGCTGATGCAGTCGCGTGAGGCGTCGGCGATCACCTTTCCCACCGAGCCGGGTTACCACTCCGATGACAAATACCGCTACTTTGTAGATGTCGTCCAGCGCGGTGATGTGACGATTGCCGTCGCCCGCCCGCTCGACGCGCGCGAGCAGTTGGCCTTGGCTGTTATGGGCGCACTGTCGATGCCGCTGCTGATTGTTATCCCGCTGACTTTGCTTGGCATTTTCATCCTCGTCGGTCGCGGACTCCGCCCGATCAAAACGCTTGAGGACGAGATGGGCAAGCGCGGCCCGAGTAACCTCTCTCCGATCAGCGCGACCGACATGCCGCGCGAGCTGGTGCCCGTTGTAGATAGTGGCAACCGTCTTCTGGAGCGCGTGGCCGAAGGGTTCGAGGCCGAGCGGAGCTTTGCCTCCAACGCTGCCCACGAAATGCGCACGCCGCTCGCCGGAGCCATCGCGCAAGCCCAACGCCTGAAGGCGCAAAGCAGCGACCCGATCGCGGTGGAACGCGCAGGAGAAATCGAAGCATCCCTCAAACGCCTCAGCCGCTACGGCGAAAAATTGATGCAGCTCGCCCGTGCCGAAGGTGCCCGTTTGCGGCAGGAGGAGCAGACCGATCTGCGCCCCGTCGTCCGCATCGTGCTGGAGGATTTCATCCGCAGCCAACGCAACGACCACTTCGAAATGCAGCTGCCTGATGACCCCGTGATGAGCGACCTCGACCCAGATGCGCTCGGGATCGTGCTGCGCAATTTGGTGGAAAACGCGCTGACCCACGGTGAGGCAGGCAAACCGGTGCAGATCGAACTGACGGCCGACTGCGTGCTGACGGTGTCGAACGACGGTGAAACCATCCCCGCAGCGACGCTCGAACGCCTCGGTCAACGTTTCATGCGCGGTGATGGAGCGGGCGACGGCACGGGCCTCGGCCTGTCGATCATCCACATCATCGCAGAGCGCAGCAACGCCACATTCGAACTGCTCTCCCCCCGCCCCGATGGGGCGAGCGGCACGGTGGGTTGGTTCAGTTTCTAG
- a CDS encoding response regulator — translation MRILLVEDDAILGAAVADQIRSDGHSVDHVTRLDDAGTALKSSPFDLMLLDLMLPDGRGVPFLKDIRAKGDVTPVIILTALDQVSDRIAGLTAGADDYLAKPFDLDELSARIGSVSRRYAGNPNPLISLGDIEVDIAAKQITKAGKPVVLTSREWAIFEVLLQRPNQIVTKTQLEEALYSFDDSIGSNTIEVHVSHLRKKLGKEIIVTSRGLGYRLGQP, via the coding sequence ATGCGCATTCTGCTCGTCGAAGATGACGCCATTCTTGGCGCGGCGGTGGCCGACCAGATCCGCTCCGATGGGCATAGCGTCGACCATGTAACGCGGCTTGACGATGCGGGCACTGCACTGAAATCCAGTCCGTTCGATCTGATGTTGCTCGATCTCATGCTACCCGACGGGCGCGGCGTGCCTTTCCTCAAAGACATCCGCGCCAAGGGCGATGTGACCCCTGTCATCATCCTCACGGCGCTCGATCAGGTGTCCGACCGCATTGCCGGACTGACCGCAGGCGCTGACGATTATCTTGCCAAGCCCTTCGACCTTGATGAGCTGTCGGCCCGCATCGGCTCGGTCTCGCGGCGTTATGCGGGCAACCCCAATCCGCTGATTTCGCTTGGAGATATCGAGGTCGACATCGCGGCGAAGCAGATCACCAAAGCGGGCAAACCGGTGGTCCTGACCTCTCGTGAATGGGCGATTTTCGAGGTTCTTCTCCAGCGTCCCAACCAGATCGTCACCAAAACGCAGTTGGAAGAAGCGCTTTACAGCTTCGACGACAGTATCGGTTCGAACACGATCGAAGTGCACGTCAGCCACCTTCGCAAAAAGCTCGGTAAAGAGATCATCGTGACCTCTCGCGGCCTCGGCTACCGATTGGGCCAGCCATGA
- a CDS encoding DUF2271 domain-containing protein produces the protein MKLLFPALAATTALSPFAANATEITLDTTMANYGGEDAYLAYYVTDADGNYVRHLWVASGKSRWWDHLRNWYSATGGSSSEIAGLSGASVGSGRSLEVTVDVEDALINAGYQIRVDSSVEHMADLPAEIVVPLEDASAGQATSGRGLIASFTFDM, from the coding sequence ATGAAACTTCTCTTCCCTGCTCTTGCCGCAACGACCGCCCTGTCGCCCTTCGCCGCTAATGCGACCGAGATTACGCTCGATACCACGATGGCCAACTACGGCGGCGAGGATGCGTACCTTGCGTATTACGTCACCGACGCCGACGGCAACTATGTGCGCCACCTCTGGGTCGCGTCGGGCAAATCGCGTTGGTGGGACCACCTGCGCAACTGGTACTCGGCCACGGGTGGTTCGTCGTCGGAAATCGCTGGTCTGTCGGGTGCATCGGTCGGCTCGGGCCGCTCGCTCGAAGTCACCGTGGATGTCGAGGACGCCCTGATCAACGCGGGCTACCAGATCCGTGTCGATAGCTCGGTCGAGCATATGGCCGATCTGCCGGCCGAGATCGTCGTGCCGCTCGAAGATGCCAGTGCCGGCCAGGCGACCTCGGGCCGCGGTCTGATCGCTTCGTTCACCTTCGATATGTAA
- a CDS encoding PepSY domain-containing protein, with product MFRVLHRWAGVVAAILLVIVSLTGFILSIFPLITADRTADRLDAGSLIVAVQDTLPGVQQINVNDNGVVTATAFGADGLQQIVVDAATGASLGPVTTSGLELWFENLHRNLFLSDTGQLAVLIASVAMVALTISGLALAARRLGGWRKLLSRDHGNGAGGLHLKVARIAAVGLIISSLTGVWMGLATLGVVPDPSPLADMPTVSVEAALPANELAALTSIDGAELRSITLPVEGLLGQAYEVETDAGAGFVDPATGEMLTWADRSGWSQVMDVVHLLHTGQGASLLGLILGLMSLAVPVLSGSGLLVWLAGRGKTIKVANAAAASADVIVLVGSEGGSTWRFANAFARSVQNAGLTARLAPMNDFAPTTYHAAKSIVVFAATYGDGDAPESAKDFIAKLAAAEALKVPLSVLGFGDSSYPEFCGFADEVAREAQAKGWSLLIETGKIDRQSTGEFSNWGFAYAAASGIDLGDVATALERPEMAELTLVSKSIYGEGAQAPTAVLRFAMPKVSLMDRLLGRNFAKFQAGDLLNIIPDGSDSPRSYSLASGTKDGFVEICVRKVPGGLASAQLCSMERGDKLLAYVTPNAHFHAPKDASSLVLIGAGAGIGSLAGVVRGNRRKRPAHLFFGMRSRSGGLPYEAEFEEWQGDGRLSELTIALSRSETPRYVQQALMEEAAKLRKLVQQGAHFMICGGRDMGDGVRAALEEIIAPLGMSVNQLEKEGRYAVDVF from the coding sequence ATGTTCCGTGTCTTGCACCGATGGGCAGGTGTGGTTGCTGCCATTCTGCTCGTGATCGTATCGCTGACGGGTTTTATCCTGTCGATTTTTCCGCTGATCACGGCAGACAGGACTGCCGACCGGCTTGATGCTGGAAGCCTGATCGTCGCGGTGCAAGACACGTTGCCGGGCGTCCAGCAGATCAACGTCAATGACAATGGCGTCGTCACGGCGACGGCCTTCGGAGCCGATGGCCTGCAGCAGATCGTTGTGGACGCGGCCACAGGCGCGAGCCTTGGGCCTGTCACGACCAGCGGTCTTGAGCTGTGGTTCGAAAACCTCCACCGCAATCTGTTCCTGTCGGATACGGGGCAGCTGGCGGTTCTGATCGCGTCCGTGGCGATGGTCGCGCTGACGATTTCCGGTCTTGCGCTGGCTGCGCGCCGTCTCGGTGGGTGGCGCAAGCTGCTGTCGCGCGATCACGGCAACGGGGCAGGCGGGCTGCACCTCAAGGTCGCCCGTATCGCCGCCGTTGGTCTGATCATTTCATCGCTCACGGGCGTCTGGATGGGGCTCGCCACGCTGGGCGTCGTGCCCGACCCGAGCCCGCTTGCCGATATGCCGACCGTCAGTGTCGAAGCCGCACTGCCTGCGAATGAACTCGCCGCGCTGACGTCTATCGACGGTGCGGAACTGCGCTCGATCACCCTGCCGGTCGAGGGTCTGTTGGGACAAGCTTACGAGGTCGAAACCGACGCGGGTGCAGGTTTTGTCGATCCGGCCACGGGCGAGATGCTGACGTGGGCTGACCGCTCCGGCTGGTCGCAGGTGATGGACGTTGTGCACCTGCTACACACGGGGCAGGGCGCGTCGCTGCTCGGCCTGATCCTTGGCCTGATGTCGTTGGCTGTGCCGGTGCTTTCGGGTTCCGGTTTGCTGGTCTGGCTTGCGGGGCGCGGCAAGACTATCAAAGTTGCGAACGCTGCGGCCGCATCGGCTGACGTGATCGTGCTGGTCGGTTCCGAAGGCGGCTCAACTTGGCGCTTCGCCAACGCATTTGCGCGGAGTGTGCAGAACGCCGGACTGACCGCGCGCCTCGCTCCGATGAACGATTTCGCGCCCACGACCTATCACGCCGCCAAGTCGATCGTGGTTTTCGCCGCGACATATGGTGACGGCGATGCACCTGAAAGCGCGAAGGATTTCATCGCGAAACTGGCGGCAGCGGAAGCGCTGAAAGTGCCGCTCAGTGTCCTTGGCTTCGGCGATAGCTCGTACCCAGAGTTCTGCGGTTTCGCCGACGAGGTCGCTCGCGAAGCGCAGGCCAAAGGGTGGTCGCTGCTGATCGAAACGGGCAAAATCGACCGCCAGTCCACTGGTGAGTTCTCCAACTGGGGCTTTGCTTACGCAGCGGCGTCGGGCATCGACCTCGGCGATGTGGCCACCGCACTCGAACGTCCCGAAATGGCCGAGCTGACGCTTGTCAGCAAATCGATCTACGGCGAGGGCGCGCAGGCACCAACGGCAGTGCTGCGGTTCGCGATGCCCAAAGTCAGCCTGATGGACCGTCTGCTGGGCCGCAACTTCGCGAAGTTTCAAGCGGGCGATTTGCTCAACATCATCCCCGATGGCAGCGACAGCCCTCGGTCCTATTCGCTGGCGTCCGGTACCAAGGATGGCTTTGTCGAGATTTGTGTCCGCAAGGTGCCCGGCGGTCTGGCCTCCGCCCAGCTTTGCAGCATGGAGCGGGGCGATAAGCTGCTCGCTTACGTCACCCCGAACGCGCACTTCCACGCGCCGAAGGACGCATCGTCCCTCGTTTTGATCGGCGCAGGCGCAGGCATCGGATCGCTCGCGGGGGTTGTCCGTGGCAACCGCCGCAAGCGCCCCGCGCATCTGTTTTTCGGGATGCGCAGCCGTTCCGGCGGGTTGCCCTATGAGGCCGAATTCGAGGAATGGCAGGGCGACGGACGTCTGTCCGAGTTGACCATCGCGCTCTCCCGCTCCGAAACGCCTCGCTATGTGCAGCAAGCGCTGATGGAGGAGGCCGCCAAGCTGCGGAAACTCGTCCAGCAAGGCGCGCACTTCATGATCTGCGGCGGCCGCGACATGGGCGACGGCGTGCGTGCGGCGCTCGAAGAAATCATCGCCCCGCTCGGCATGTCCGTGAACCAGCTCGAAAAGGAGGGTCGTTATGCTGTCGACGTTTTCTGA
- a CDS encoding FAD:protein FMN transferase gives MLSTFSDNRVDLNGETMGTRWHAQFWANADTDVEAIKAAMQAAVDRVDAQMSLWKPESDLCRLNRAPVGEWVDIGPEMMRVLCAAAEVTRMSDGAFDISVGDAVRAWGFGPEDADTTKITALLSKSSGRANPLELRDSQARRLADVSFDLNGIAKGFGTDRLVEVAAEHGITALTAGIDGDLRTVGTRPDGSFWPIAIERPDYGLRAVHSMMELSDCAIATSGDYRHWLTVGDQRLSHTMNPRLQAPLVNSPASVTVLAPDCMTADAWATALMVLGREAGTAVARRYGIQAMFLEREALAS, from the coding sequence ATGCTGTCGACGTTTTCTGACAATCGTGTCGATCTGAACGGCGAGACGATGGGCACCCGCTGGCACGCGCAATTTTGGGCAAATGCGGACACCGATGTCGAAGCGATTAAGGCCGCGATGCAAGCGGCGGTGGACCGCGTCGATGCGCAGATGTCGCTGTGGAAACCCGAAAGTGATCTGTGCCGCCTGAACCGCGCGCCGGTTGGTGAATGGGTCGATATCGGTCCGGAGATGATGCGCGTCCTGTGCGCGGCGGCAGAAGTTACCCGCATGTCAGATGGCGCCTTCGACATCTCGGTCGGCGACGCGGTTCGGGCTTGGGGCTTTGGTCCCGAAGATGCCGATACCACAAAGATTACCGCATTGCTGTCGAAGAGCAGTGGCAGAGCAAACCCGCTAGAGCTCCGCGATAGCCAAGCGCGCCGGCTGGCGGATGTGTCGTTTGACCTGAACGGGATCGCCAAGGGCTTTGGCACCGATCGCCTTGTCGAGGTTGCCGCAGAGCATGGCATCACTGCCCTCACGGCTGGTATCGACGGTGATCTGCGGACGGTCGGCACGCGTCCCGATGGTTCGTTTTGGCCCATCGCGATCGAGCGGCCAGACTACGGTCTGCGTGCGGTCCATTCGATGATGGAGCTCTCGGACTGCGCCATCGCCACCTCCGGCGACTATCGCCACTGGCTGACCGTCGGTGACCAACGCCTGTCCCACACGATGAACCCGCGTTTGCAAGCGCCACTCGTAAACTCGCCGGCGTCCGTCACGGTCCTCGCGCCGGATTGTATGACTGCCGATGCTTGGGCGACGGCGCTCATGGTGCTGGGCCGCGAAGCGGGCACCGCTGTCGCGCGGCGCTACGGCATTCAGGCGATGTTCCTCGAGCGCGAAGCGCTCGCAAGCTAA
- a CDS encoding amidohydrolase, translating to MTLLPDQISYLTDLRQALHRQPEISGEEEKTAASILEELEKLGPDRIWTDLGGHGVAAEFAGAADGPTVLLRCELDGLPIREISEVLYKSEVEGKGHLCGHDGHMVSMLGVAMHLGQRPATGRVILLFQPAEETGAGAQAVIDDPRWPEIKPDYAFAYHNVPARPLGEIGVRAGSGNCASRGMQILLEGKSSHAAAPEDGLSPGPAMAALMNALPALSHGVIGDTDFALSTLTHANLGEPTFGIAPADGELRVTLRCMTNERMEKLIADALALVDQHCTGLRTEVHWHDIFRAVVNDEEATAIAAEVAHERGHVLNEMQLPMRWSEDFGRFGDDGAKAAMLYIGSGENCPQLHNADYDFPDALLPTVIDVFCGIVDRILGTN from the coding sequence ATGACCCTATTGCCCGACCAGATTTCCTACCTCACCGACCTGCGGCAGGCGCTGCATCGTCAGCCTGAAATATCGGGCGAGGAAGAGAAAACCGCCGCGAGCATCTTGGAGGAACTGGAAAAGCTGGGGCCTGACCGCATCTGGACAGACCTTGGTGGGCACGGCGTCGCGGCCGAGTTTGCGGGGGCAGCGGACGGCCCGACCGTGCTGCTCCGCTGCGAACTGGACGGTCTGCCGATCCGCGAGATTTCGGAAGTGCTTTACAAGTCCGAGGTCGAAGGCAAAGGTCACCTCTGCGGTCACGACGGCCACATGGTGTCGATGCTCGGTGTTGCGATGCATCTTGGCCAGCGTCCCGCAACGGGCCGCGTCATTCTGCTGTTCCAACCCGCCGAGGAAACCGGCGCGGGCGCGCAAGCCGTGATCGACGATCCGCGCTGGCCCGAGATCAAGCCCGACTACGCCTTCGCCTACCACAACGTTCCGGCCCGTCCACTGGGAGAAATCGGCGTGCGCGCCGGATCAGGAAATTGCGCATCTCGGGGGATGCAGATCCTGCTCGAAGGCAAAAGCTCCCATGCCGCCGCGCCAGAGGACGGGCTGTCCCCCGGTCCCGCAATGGCGGCATTGATGAACGCTCTCCCCGCGCTGAGCCACGGCGTGATCGGCGACACGGATTTCGCGCTGAGCACGTTGACGCACGCCAATTTAGGCGAGCCGACATTCGGCATCGCCCCCGCCGATGGCGAGCTGCGCGTGACGCTCCGCTGCATGACCAACGAGCGGATGGAGAAGCTGATTGCGGACGCGTTGGCGCTCGTTGATCAGCACTGCACAGGACTTCGAACCGAGGTCCATTGGCACGACATTTTCCGCGCAGTCGTCAATGACGAGGAAGCCACAGCGATTGCGGCAGAGGTCGCTCACGAACGCGGCCACGTCCTGAACGAAATGCAGCTTCCGATGCGGTGGTCCGAAGATTTCGGCCGCTTCGGTGACGACGGCGCAAAGGCCGCGATGCTTTACATCGGTTCCGGCGAGAACTGCCCGCAGCTCCACAATGCCGACTACGATTTCCCCGATGCTTTGCTGCCTACCGTGATCGACGTGTTCTGCGGGATTGTCGACCGTATCCTCGGGACCAATTAG
- a CDS encoding LysR family transcriptional regulator, which yields MKRIQDIDLKLLRTFKAIVEAGGVSAAQVALNTSQSTLSTQLVELEARLGFTLCRRGRGGFALTPEGEKLLDALDDLIAATERFQNAVADISGEMRGILRIGVMDAMLSNTAWPLHEVIEKFSNAARETVVDLTLVAPATMEAALVEGRRDVVIGPFSQKNASLGYIPLYQERHSLYASQHHPLAQLAEVTFDDLRKHGLVATPNELQRLPYIRKQSGRGGRQLAVAATVDQMESHAILIKSGRYVGFMPEHVVQASDGFVKLRTGAELQYYSPIYLAHRKDAELNLMLRSFLNRVREQRLVAGPLTDMGAVTELAE from the coding sequence ATGAAGCGTATTCAAGACATCGACCTCAAGCTGCTCCGCACGTTCAAAGCGATTGTGGAGGCGGGCGGGGTTTCGGCGGCGCAAGTCGCGTTGAATACCTCGCAGTCCACGCTCTCGACGCAATTGGTCGAGTTGGAAGCGCGTCTCGGCTTCACGCTTTGCCGGCGTGGTCGGGGTGGGTTTGCTTTGACGCCCGAGGGTGAGAAACTACTGGATGCGCTGGACGATCTGATCGCTGCGACAGAGCGTTTCCAAAACGCGGTTGCGGATATCTCGGGCGAGATGCGAGGTATTCTGCGGATCGGCGTGATGGATGCCATGCTCAGCAACACCGCTTGGCCATTGCATGAAGTGATTGAAAAATTCTCCAATGCCGCGCGGGAGACGGTGGTGGACCTGACACTCGTCGCCCCCGCAACAATGGAGGCCGCTTTGGTCGAGGGGCGGCGTGATGTCGTCATCGGGCCGTTCAGCCAAAAGAACGCGAGCCTCGGGTACATCCCGCTTTATCAGGAGCGCCATTCGCTCTACGCCAGCCAGCATCACCCGCTGGCACAGTTGGCAGAGGTGACCTTCGACGACCTGCGCAAACATGGCCTCGTCGCAACGCCCAACGAGCTTCAGCGGTTGCCTTACATTCGCAAGCAATCGGGGCGCGGTGGTCGCCAATTGGCCGTTGCGGCGACCGTCGACCAGATGGAGAGCCACGCGATCCTCATCAAATCGGGGCGTTACGTGGGGTTCATGCCCGAACATGTTGTGCAGGCGTCGGACGGGTTTGTGAAGCTGCGGACGGGGGCGGAGTTGCAATACTATTCGCCCATCTACCTTGCCCACCGCAAAGACGCGGAGCTGAACCTCATGCTTCGGTCATTCCTTAATCGGGTGAGAGAGCAGAGACTGGTGGCAGGGCCGTTGACGGACATGGGCGCGGTGACGGAGCTCGCGGAATAG